In a single window of the Alosa sapidissima isolate fAloSap1 chromosome 18, fAloSap1.pri, whole genome shotgun sequence genome:
- the LOC121689470 gene encoding high affinity immunoglobulin epsilon receptor subunit alpha-like, with protein sequence MEITLTSLLICQSPPAPLVISPNRNQHFSSESLSLTCTMQEDSTGWDVVEFRSGTVSKCPDMKGNTCTRPSLHTSDSGVYWCQDQSGNKSNPVNITVQDGDVILESPAHPVLEGDPLTLRCIHRHRPLRFRGDFYKDDSPLNQTDGEMTIHSVSKGHEGSYWCQRSYQSESPKTWITVRASGSSRMVAVGIGVGLGLVFILSTLFVLLFRSKRLKGVQCSRILLGGQQQSINQRSTQGQIQSTTREGDQSEYMPLQRGTADVYDTIKVNHVPQQRGQMRDEEHDYEI encoded by the exons GTCAGTCCCCTCCTGCACCTCTGGTTATCAGTCCCAACAGAAATCAACACTTCTCCTCTGAGTCTCTCTCACTGACCTGCACAATGCAGGAGGACTCTACTGGATGGGATGTGGTCGAGTTTAGATCAGGAACAGTATCAAAGTGTCCTGATATGAAAGGAAACACCTGCACTCGACCCTCCCTTCATACATCTGACAGTGGAGTTTACTGGTGTCAGGATCAGTCGGGGAACAAGAGTAACCCTGTCAACATCACAGTGCAAG ATGGTGATGTGATCCTGGAGAGTCCTGCTCACCCAGTGCTGGAGGGAGATCCTCTGACCCTGCGCTGCATTCACCGCCACAGACCCTTACGCTTCAGAGGAGACTTCTACAAAGACGACTCGCCACTGAATCAGACAGACGGAGAGATGACCATCCATTCCGTCTCAAAGGGACATGAGGGGTCATATTGGTGTCAAAGGTCATATCAATCAGAGTCACCAAAGACCTGGATTACAGTAAGAG CCTCGGGATCCTCTAGGATGGTTGCAGTAGGCATCGGAGTGGGGTTGGGTCTGGTCTTTATACTCTCCACTCTATTCGTACTGCTGTTTCGATCCAAAAGGCTTAAAG GTGTTCAGTGCTCCAGGATTTTGCT TGGTGGGCAACAGCAGAGCATCAATCAGCGTTCAACCCAGGGCCAGATCCAATCTACAACAAGAGAAGGGGATCAGTCTGAATACATGCCACTGCAGAGAG GAACTGCAGATGTCTACGACACCATTAAAGTAAATCATGTGCCCCAACAAAGAGGTCAGATGCGTGATGAAGAACATGATTATGA aATATGA